The genomic region AAGCACCTGTTCTCGGACGTGATGTCGTCGGTCGGGGTGGTGCTGGGCCTGTTCGTCGCCAGCGTGACCAACGTGCTCATCCTCGATCCCCTCATCGCGATGGTCGTGGCCATCCTTCTGATAAAGATGGGCATCAGCGTCTTCCGGACGACCACCCACGATCTCATGGACTCGGCCTGTGAGGAGGAGGAGCAGGTGATCGAAAGGATACTGAATGATACCGGCGGTTTCCTGGAATATCATGACCTCAAGACCAGACGGTCAGGGGACACTGTCTACCTGGACATCCATATCTGCATGAGCGGTCAGGTCACGCTCTCGCAGGCCCATGCTTTCTCGGTGCGGCTCGAGAAGGATATCGAGGCTGCCATCCCGGGAATAGTGTCCAACATCCATATCGAGGACGAGCAATGGTGCAAGAAGGCC from Methanomassiliicoccales archaeon harbors:
- a CDS encoding cation diffusion facilitator family transporter, producing KHLFSDVMSSVGVVLGLFVASVTNVLILDPLIAMVVAILLIKMGISVFRTTTHDLMDSACEEEEQVIERILNDTGGFLEYHDLKTRRSGDTVYLDIHICMSGQVTLSQAHAFSVRLEKDIEAAIPGIVSNIHIEDEQWCKKAQVERPKSDRSDR